In a genomic window of Aggregatimonas sangjinii:
- a CDS encoding TonB-dependent receptor domain-containing protein encodes MIRLLLFACCLYGIALQAQNVTGTLLNAEKEPLAFATVLLNNSKDSVLVKATASREDGFFELKGISKGTYLLQISNIGFADYRKPLAIDNGDVQLEEIILVEAAENLEEVVVVAEKPMVQVLADKTVFNVENTINATGTSAFELLRKAPGVIIDNNGGVIVEGKAGVQFYIDGKPSVLQGEDLINYLESLQATDIESLEIITQPSSRYDAAGNAGIINIKLKKDKSLGTNGSVTTGVTVGDLARYNNSISFNQRGKKGNLYGTYSNRFGKSTGFLNLFRRQGDLEFDAKTNSVFDQNSNNIKLGYDYTASSKSTIGTILNGNFNNSFGNNESRTPIRPVGAVLNDSVLIASNRSANTSFNVNANINYRYTDTLGHSLNIDLDYGRYGSNREAFQPNFYFNGSETEITSQQITRQETPIAISIATAKLDYEQAFWKGTLGVGVKTSLVNTENTFDFFNVINGRETLDVSQSNQFDYSENINAAYLNYNRKWEKWNVQFGVRMENTVSDGDLTAGETANNNRVKRNYVDFFPSGGLTYQHNTKNQFALTYSKRIQRPNYQSLNPFDYKIDELSSRRGNPFLQPQYTDNLKVSHTYKYRLTTALSYSYISDFFAQVTVSDGEKRNFLTSRNVANQQVVNLGISYPGKINDWWSVYISLNAYQSKYEATSSEFLPVTQETLSGYAQNTFTLPKGYRIEVSGWYNSPSIWGGTYRTDALGSLNLAFQKKFFKEKLTSRLSFNDILFTSPWSGTTQFGNLFIDGSGGSDSRQVAFSLTYNFGSKEVKKERNRKTGLEDENDRIEN; translated from the coding sequence ATGATTAGATTGCTACTTTTTGCCTGTTGTCTCTACGGAATAGCGTTACAAGCCCAAAATGTTACGGGAACCCTTTTAAATGCCGAAAAAGAACCTTTGGCGTTTGCCACGGTGCTATTGAACAATTCCAAAGACAGTGTTTTAGTGAAGGCGACGGCAAGCCGGGAAGATGGTTTTTTTGAATTAAAGGGAATTTCCAAAGGCACATACTTATTGCAAATATCCAACATCGGATTTGCAGACTATCGGAAACCGCTTGCGATTGATAATGGTGATGTGCAATTGGAGGAAATCATACTCGTCGAAGCCGCTGAAAATCTCGAAGAGGTGGTCGTCGTTGCCGAAAAACCCATGGTACAGGTATTGGCCGATAAGACTGTTTTTAATGTGGAGAATACCATCAACGCTACCGGTACGAGTGCCTTCGAATTGTTGCGAAAGGCCCCAGGTGTCATTATTGACAATAATGGAGGAGTAATTGTGGAAGGCAAGGCGGGCGTTCAGTTTTATATTGATGGGAAACCTTCGGTGCTGCAAGGAGAAGATTTAATCAATTATTTGGAAAGCCTTCAGGCGACCGATATCGAATCGCTGGAAATCATCACCCAGCCCTCGTCGAGATATGATGCAGCGGGTAATGCGGGTATCATCAATATCAAATTAAAAAAAGATAAAAGCCTCGGCACCAATGGGTCGGTTACCACTGGCGTAACGGTGGGTGATCTTGCCCGGTATAACAATAGTATTTCTTTTAACCAAAGAGGGAAAAAAGGAAATCTTTACGGTACTTACAGTAACCGATTTGGAAAAAGCACGGGATTTTTAAATCTTTTTAGAAGACAGGGCGATTTGGAATTCGACGCCAAGACCAATAGTGTTTTTGATCAGAACAGCAACAATATCAAATTGGGGTACGACTATACCGCATCCTCCAAAAGCACCATAGGAACGATTCTCAATGGAAACTTCAACAATTCATTTGGCAACAATGAATCCCGAACGCCAATACGGCCCGTGGGGGCGGTTTTGAACGACAGTGTTTTAATCGCTAGCAACCGCAGTGCCAACACCTCTTTTAATGTAAATGCCAATATCAACTATCGCTATACCGATACACTCGGACATAGTCTGAATATCGACCTGGATTATGGGCGGTATGGGAGCAACCGGGAGGCGTTTCAGCCCAACTTTTATTTTAACGGTTCAGAGACCGAAATTACCAGCCAGCAGATTACAAGACAGGAAACACCGATTGCCATCAGCATAGCGACGGCCAAATTAGACTATGAGCAGGCTTTTTGGAAGGGCACGCTCGGTGTGGGTGTGAAAACGTCCCTCGTGAATACCGAAAACACCTTCGATTTTTTCAATGTTATCAACGGGCGAGAAACCTTGGATGTTTCGCAGAGCAATCAATTCGATTACAGTGAAAACATCAATGCCGCCTATTTGAATTACAATAGAAAATGGGAGAAATGGAACGTGCAATTCGGAGTCCGCATGGAGAATACGGTATCCGACGGCGACCTGACCGCAGGGGAAACTGCAAACAACAACAGGGTGAAGCGCAATTATGTCGATTTTTTCCCCTCAGGAGGTTTGACCTATCAGCACAATACCAAGAATCAATTTGCCTTAACCTATAGCAAACGCATACAGCGACCCAACTACCAATCGTTGAATCCTTTCGATTACAAAATAGACGAACTGTCATCCAGAAGGGGCAATCCATTTCTGCAACCGCAGTATACAGATAATCTGAAAGTGTCGCATACGTATAAGTATCGGTTGACCACGGCGTTAAGTTATAGCTATATTTCCGATTTCTTCGCCCAAGTGACGGTTTCCGACGGGGAGAAAAGAAATTTTCTGACCTCTAGAAATGTAGCCAACCAACAGGTCGTGAACTTGGGTATTTCATATCCCGGAAAAATCAACGATTGGTGGAGTGTCTACATCAGCTTGAACGCCTACCAAAGCAAATATGAGGCTACCAGTTCCGAATTTCTTCCGGTAACACAGGAGACACTTAGCGGCTATGCACAAAACACCTTTACTCTGCCCAAGGGATACCGTATCGAAGTTTCGGGATGGTACAATTCTCCATCCATTTGGGGCGGCACCTACAGAACAGATGCATTAGGCTCGTTGAACCTCGCTTTTCAGAAAAAGTTTTTCAAGGAAAAACTGACCTCCCGATTGTCTTTTAACGATATCCTGTTCACTTCGCCTTGGAGCGGAACAACACAATTCGGCAACCTCTTTATCGATGGTAGTGGGGGCAGCGATAGCCGACAGGTCGCTTTTAGCTTGACGT
- a CDS encoding sensor histidine kinase, translating into MRSISRNIRLKELLAILLFYFAFSLLYHIVLWYTSYANTEEGIWGWIDAERYWLASGEQYAFFFLLSIIIWFLGIYLLRTKRTPYQMLAVFLLIPPGIYFVREFRYGLIDAAGQGRLRGNGEAWDLYIPLLFLFFQFGCFFAYRYFKENQQKIRVEGELRQAALKSELSAIKAQLNPHFLYNVFNTINASIPSEHEKTRDMIAELSDLFRYQLKASQQEYVTLREELAFVRKYLNLEKARFEDRLRIHIDVAEHLMEEQVPPMLLQPLVENSVKHGLASLIEGGDISITIFKEEGKLRFEISDTGVGIADKSDVFDKGIGLQNTRLRLQKMYESHLELIDNTPQGLTIRFSI; encoded by the coding sequence ATGAGATCCATTTCACGCAACATACGCCTAAAAGAGCTGCTCGCCATTTTACTATTTTACTTTGCTTTTTCACTATTATACCATATCGTACTTTGGTATACGAGCTATGCAAATACCGAAGAGGGCATATGGGGTTGGATCGATGCGGAACGCTACTGGCTTGCCTCGGGAGAGCAATATGCTTTCTTTTTTCTCTTATCCATCATCATCTGGTTTCTTGGAATATATTTGCTTCGTACCAAGCGTACTCCTTATCAGATGCTGGCCGTGTTCCTGCTTATCCCGCCTGGCATCTATTTTGTTCGGGAATTCCGATACGGTTTGATAGATGCCGCTGGACAAGGCAGACTGCGTGGAAACGGCGAGGCATGGGACCTATACATTCCCCTACTCTTTCTCTTCTTTCAATTTGGCTGTTTTTTCGCTTACCGTTATTTTAAGGAAAATCAACAAAAAATACGGGTGGAGGGCGAACTACGGCAGGCAGCATTAAAGAGTGAATTGTCGGCCATTAAGGCACAACTCAACCCACATTTTCTATACAATGTCTTTAATACCATTAATGCCTCCATACCTTCAGAACATGAAAAGACCAGGGATATGATCGCAGAACTGTCCGATTTATTCCGGTATCAGCTCAAAGCCTCACAGCAGGAGTATGTAACGCTAAGGGAGGAACTCGCCTTCGTTCGAAAATACCTGAATCTTGAAAAAGCACGGTTCGAAGATCGTTTACGAATTCATATCGACGTAGCGGAACATCTGATGGAGGAACAGGTACCGCCCATGTTACTGCAACCCCTTGTAGAAAATTCGGTGAAACACGGCCTGGCCAGTCTTATCGAAGGTGGGGACATATCGATAACCATCTTTAAGGAAGAGGGCAAACTACGCTTCGAAATTTCGGATACCGGGGTGGGTATCGCTGATAAATCCGATGTGTTTGACAAGGGAATCGGGCTGCAAAACACCCGTCTGAGACTCCAAAAAATGTATGAGAGCCATTTGGAACTGATTGATAATACACCGCAAGGACTTACCATACGCTTCAGTATATGA
- a CDS encoding LytR/AlgR family response regulator transcription factor — MKKVLIVDDEKAGRTLIKEYLTDFPDLILLGEANNGVDAVKQINEFRPDLVFLDIQMPGMTGFDVLTHLQELPKIIFSTAYDKYALQAFEVHAVDYLLKPYTKERFNKAIEKLGQGNEKLGSLTQSLLMEKPDYPERVLVERSTKLITIAVSDILWVEAYGDYSKLHTASEILLSNYGISALEEKLNPASFLRVHRSSMVNLNRIKELHKYGKSYDITMQNGDVVRVSRGYMEAIKKIML, encoded by the coding sequence ATGAAAAAAGTGCTTATAGTAGATGATGAAAAGGCCGGACGGACACTGATCAAAGAGTATCTGACCGATTTTCCCGACCTGATATTACTGGGGGAAGCCAACAATGGCGTTGATGCGGTGAAGCAGATCAACGAGTTTCGACCGGATTTGGTTTTTCTCGACATTCAGATGCCGGGCATGACCGGTTTTGATGTCCTTACCCATCTCCAAGAACTACCAAAAATCATTTTCTCCACGGCCTATGACAAATACGCCCTCCAGGCGTTCGAAGTCCACGCTGTTGACTATTTGCTGAAACCGTATACCAAGGAACGGTTCAACAAGGCCATTGAAAAATTGGGGCAGGGGAATGAAAAACTCGGTTCGCTTACCCAGAGTTTACTCATGGAAAAACCGGACTATCCCGAACGCGTGCTGGTCGAGCGCAGCACCAAACTGATTACCATTGCCGTAAGTGATATTCTGTGGGTAGAGGCCTATGGCGATTACTCCAAATTGCATACGGCCTCGGAAATTCTCTTGAGCAATTACGGGATTTCGGCACTTGAGGAAAAATTGAATCCCGCATCTTTCTTACGGGTACATCGCTCATCGATGGTCAATCTCAACAGAATAAAAGAGCTTCATAAATACGGAAAGTCGTATGACATTACCATGCAAAACGGTGATGTGGTGCGCGTAAGCCGTGGTTATATGGAAGCCATTAAGAAAATAATGCTTTAA
- the kdsA gene encoding 3-deoxy-8-phosphooctulonate synthase, with product MDLARIPQLKHSNSDNFFLLSGPCAIEGEEMALRIAERIVTVTDKLKIPYVFKGSFKKANRSRVDSFTGIGDEKALKILRKVSETFEVPTVTDIHQNSDAEMAAEYVDVLQIPAFLVRQTDLVVAAAETGKVVNLKKGQFMSPESMKHAVTKVTDSGNQQVMITDRGTMFGYQDMVVDFRGIPTMKAYAPVVLDVTHSLQQPNQSSGVTGGRPDMIETIARAGIATGVDGLFMETHFDPSIAKSDGANMLHLDHLEKLLGNLVALRKVVNGLG from the coding sequence ATGGATTTAGCGCGTATTCCCCAATTGAAACATAGTAACAGCGATAATTTTTTCCTCCTCTCCGGGCCCTGTGCCATTGAGGGCGAAGAAATGGCATTGCGTATTGCGGAACGTATCGTTACGGTTACCGATAAACTGAAGATACCGTATGTCTTTAAGGGAAGTTTTAAAAAAGCGAACCGCAGCCGTGTCGATTCCTTTACCGGTATCGGGGATGAAAAAGCGCTCAAAATTCTGCGAAAAGTTTCGGAGACCTTTGAGGTACCTACAGTGACGGATATTCATCAGAATTCCGATGCCGAAATGGCCGCAGAGTATGTTGATGTCTTACAAATTCCGGCCTTTTTAGTACGCCAGACCGATTTAGTGGTCGCGGCCGCCGAAACGGGGAAAGTGGTAAATCTTAAGAAAGGCCAGTTTATGTCGCCTGAAAGTATGAAGCATGCTGTAACCAAGGTAACCGATTCCGGGAACCAGCAGGTGATGATTACCGACCGAGGTACCATGTTCGGCTATCAGGATATGGTAGTCGATTTTCGCGGAATCCCGACCATGAAGGCCTACGCCCCAGTAGTGCTCGATGTCACACATAGCCTACAGCAACCGAACCAATCTTCAGGGGTTACCGGTGGACGGCCCGATATGATCGAAACCATTGCCCGAGCTGGAATCGCCACCGGCGTAGACGGACTCTTTATGGAAACCCATTTCGACCCCTCGATCGCCAAAAGTGATGGAGCCAATATGCTGCATTTAGATCATTTGGAGAAATTGTTGGGGAATTTGGTGGCATTGCGGAAGGTGGTGAATGGGTTGGGGTGA
- the tssD gene encoding type VI secretion system tube protein TssD, which yields MSFLAKLHVDGQTYNILRCNYAFDQPMDGTGKPAGRPRGGQISLTVESEGRLDLHHWMKEPEQTKDGALIFYKRDAMSQLQKVAFTKAYCVHLEEEFEADDAFPMQKHIVISAKTIVIGDMTFENSWGE from the coding sequence ATGTCTTTTTTAGCAAAACTTCATGTCGATGGCCAAACATATAATATCCTTCGATGCAACTACGCCTTCGATCAGCCTATGGATGGCACCGGCAAACCTGCGGGAAGACCCCGTGGTGGGCAAATAAGTCTAACCGTAGAGTCAGAAGGTCGTCTTGACCTGCACCATTGGATGAAAGAGCCAGAGCAGACCAAAGACGGTGCTTTGATTTTTTATAAAAGGGATGCAATGTCGCAGTTGCAGAAAGTGGCCTTTACCAAGGCATATTGTGTGCATCTAGAAGAAGAATTTGAAGCAGACGACGCTTTTCCGATGCAAAAGCATATCGTCATATCGGCAAAGACAATCGTTATAGGCGATATGACATTTGAGAATAGTTGGGGAGAGTAA
- a CDS encoding SulP family inorganic anion transporter, with protein MQKIFPFLGWLGSYRKRDFLKDLVAGLTVAVVLIPQGMAYAMIAGLPPVYGLYASIVPILLYAVLGTSRQVAMGPVAMDSLLVAAGLGTLAITGVENYIAMALVLAFLVGAIQLLLGISRMGFLVRFLSRPVISGFTSGAALIIIFSQLKHLMGTDVQESQFFHQQVVNAFQSLGDINYYDFTLGVVGIVLIVLFRKWDKRIPGVLIVVLLGILSAYVFDLEAHGLHIVGVVPEGLPAFQVPNIDLGNIKSLWPIAITLALVGYLETISIGKAIEEKNSTDHIDPNQELVALGVSNIVGSFFQSYISTASFSRSAINNDSGARTHLSSIFSVVLVVLTLLFLTPLFYYLPKAVLASIIMVSVFGLINIIYPRGLWQQSRGELVVLMATLAATLFIGLPQGILIGVLFSLLLMVYKTSNPHFAVLGNIRNSDYYKNVKRFGDEVVLRDDLLIIRFDAQLYFGNSDYFKNELLRQINLKGKSLKAVILNAEAITYIDSTGANILSRVIDTIHNRGLQFYIAGAIGPTRDTIYQSGIINSLEKEYLFVKTKEAVAYYDDPKTISEIQDKVAHQNSSRVTKVIS; from the coding sequence ATGCAGAAAATCTTTCCATTTTTAGGATGGTTGGGTAGTTACCGAAAAAGGGACTTCCTAAAAGATTTGGTTGCAGGACTGACCGTCGCCGTCGTATTGATACCCCAAGGTATGGCCTATGCCATGATTGCCGGGTTGCCGCCCGTTTACGGCCTCTATGCGTCCATAGTTCCCATACTGCTCTACGCGGTATTGGGCACCTCGCGACAAGTCGCCATGGGACCTGTGGCCATGGATTCGCTCTTGGTCGCCGCCGGTTTGGGAACCTTGGCCATTACAGGCGTCGAAAACTATATCGCCATGGCCCTAGTGTTGGCCTTTTTGGTCGGGGCGATTCAACTATTATTGGGTATCAGCCGTATGGGTTTTTTGGTACGTTTTCTCTCGAGACCCGTCATTAGCGGCTTTACTTCCGGTGCCGCGTTGATCATCATTTTCAGCCAACTGAAACACTTGATGGGTACCGACGTTCAGGAAAGTCAATTCTTCCACCAACAAGTCGTCAATGCCTTTCAAAGTCTGGGGGATATCAATTATTACGATTTTACTCTCGGAGTCGTCGGCATCGTGCTGATTGTCCTATTCAGGAAATGGGACAAGCGTATCCCCGGGGTATTGATCGTGGTCTTATTGGGTATTCTGTCGGCCTACGTCTTCGATTTGGAAGCCCACGGACTTCATATCGTGGGTGTGGTTCCCGAGGGATTACCTGCCTTTCAAGTCCCCAATATCGATTTGGGCAATATCAAATCACTTTGGCCTATTGCGATTACACTCGCCCTGGTAGGCTATCTGGAAACAATATCTATCGGAAAAGCCATCGAGGAAAAAAATAGCACCGACCATATCGACCCCAATCAGGAATTGGTGGCCCTTGGCGTATCGAACATTGTCGGTTCTTTTTTTCAATCCTACATCTCCACCGCAAGTTTCTCCAGGTCGGCCATTAACAACGACTCTGGCGCCCGTACGCATTTGTCGTCTATTTTTAGTGTGGTTCTTGTCGTGCTCACCCTACTCTTTTTAACGCCGCTGTTCTATTATTTGCCCAAGGCCGTTTTGGCCAGTATTATCATGGTATCGGTTTTCGGCCTGATCAATATCATCTACCCCAGAGGGCTTTGGCAACAGAGCAGAGGAGAGCTAGTGGTGCTGATGGCGACGCTTGCGGCTACTTTATTCATTGGGCTGCCGCAAGGTATTCTTATTGGGGTGCTGTTCTCCTTACTATTGATGGTTTACAAAACTTCGAACCCGCACTTTGCGGTGTTAGGCAACATCAGAAATTCCGACTATTATAAAAATGTAAAACGTTTTGGGGATGAAGTGGTTCTAAGGGATGATTTGTTGATCATTCGATTTGATGCGCAATTGTATTTTGGGAATTCGGACTATTTCAAAAATGAATTGCTGCGACAGATAAATTTAAAAGGGAAAAGCTTGAAGGCGGTAATTCTAAATGCGGAAGCGATAACGTATATCGATTCCACTGGAGCGAACATCCTGAGCCGGGTTATCGACACTATTCACAATCGGGGACTGCAATTTTATATTGCGGGAGCTATTGGCCCGACCAGGGATACGATTTATCAAAGCGGTATCATCAATTCCTTGGAAAAGGAATATCTTTTTGTAAAGACGAAAGAGGCCGTAGCGTACTATGATGATCCGAAGACCATCTCCGAAATACAGGACAAAGTGGCACATCAAAATAGTTCTCGTGTGACCAAGGTCATATCATAG
- a CDS encoding MBL fold metallo-hydrolase: MKIEQIYTGCLAQGAYYIESEGEVAIIDPLREVDPYIKKAENDQAKIKYIFETHFHADFVSGHVTLSEKTGAPIIFGPNANTSFKAIIAKDGQEFALGNITIKVLHTPGHTMESTTYLLRDEDGKDHAIFSGDTLFLGDVGRPDLAQKAADMTKEDLAGTLFDSLRTKIMPLADDVIVYPAHGAGSACGKNMMKETVDTLGNQKKMNYALRADMTKEEFIKEVTDGLLPPPKYFPLNVKMNKEGYEDIKEVLQRGTTALSPEAFETAANETGAVVLDVRHQDEFVKGHIPRAIFIGLNGDFAPWVGALIADTLQPILLVAPVGKEEEAITRLSRVGFDGTIGYLDGGFDAWEKAGKDIDTLESYSAEKSMARLKESATPVFDVRKEGEFASEHVLDAHHTPLSTLNDHLSKFPKDREFFVHCAGGYRSVIAASILKSRGFHNLINIEGGFGALKKMGAKTSDFVCPSTL; encoded by the coding sequence ATGAAAATAGAACAGATTTATACCGGATGCCTTGCACAAGGCGCGTACTATATTGAAAGTGAAGGGGAAGTTGCTATCATAGACCCCCTACGAGAGGTAGACCCCTACATCAAAAAAGCCGAAAATGACCAGGCCAAAATCAAGTATATTTTTGAAACGCACTTTCACGCCGATTTCGTAAGTGGCCATGTTACCTTGTCCGAAAAGACTGGGGCCCCGATTATCTTCGGCCCAAATGCAAATACCTCCTTTAAAGCGATCATCGCCAAGGACGGACAGGAATTCGCACTCGGAAACATTACCATCAAAGTACTGCACACTCCAGGACATACCATGGAAAGTACCACTTACCTTTTACGCGATGAAGATGGAAAAGACCATGCGATCTTCTCGGGAGATACCTTATTCCTAGGAGATGTAGGAAGACCCGACCTGGCACAAAAAGCAGCGGACATGACCAAAGAGGACCTAGCAGGGACGTTATTCGATAGTCTTCGGACCAAAATAATGCCTTTGGCCGATGACGTTATTGTGTATCCTGCCCACGGCGCTGGTTCGGCATGTGGTAAAAATATGATGAAGGAAACGGTGGATACCCTGGGGAACCAGAAAAAAATGAATTATGCCCTTCGCGCCGACATGACCAAGGAGGAGTTTATTAAAGAAGTTACCGACGGCCTGTTGCCCCCACCAAAGTATTTTCCGCTCAATGTGAAAATGAATAAGGAGGGTTACGAAGACATTAAGGAGGTTTTACAACGTGGCACTACGGCTTTAAGTCCCGAGGCATTCGAAACCGCAGCCAATGAAACGGGTGCCGTTGTACTAGATGTGCGCCATCAGGACGAATTTGTTAAAGGTCACATTCCGCGTGCTATTTTTATCGGTCTCAATGGGGATTTTGCGCCTTGGGTAGGCGCTTTGATCGCCGATACCTTACAACCGATACTGCTCGTTGCGCCGGTCGGAAAGGAGGAAGAAGCCATTACCCGATTATCACGCGTCGGTTTTGACGGAACCATAGGATACCTAGATGGCGGATTCGACGCTTGGGAAAAGGCCGGAAAGGATATCGATACGTTGGAATCCTATTCCGCCGAAAAATCAATGGCGCGATTGAAGGAGTCCGCGACACCGGTATTCGATGTACGAAAGGAAGGGGAGTTTGCCTCGGAGCATGTGTTAGACGCCCACCACACACCCTTAAGCACATTAAACGACCATCTTTCCAAATTTCCGAAAGATCGCGAATTTTTTGTGCATTGTGCGGGAGGGTATCGATCGGTAATCGCTGCTTCTATTCTGAAGAGTCGTGGTTTTCATAACCTCATCAATATCGAAGGTGGTTTTGGGGCATTGAAAAAGATGGGCGCCAAGACATCTGATTTTGTCTGTCCGTCTACTTTGTAG
- a CDS encoding exonuclease domain-containing protein, whose protein sequence is MYTIIDIETTGNGIKGNRIIEISIFKFDGYEVVEEFTSLVDPECEIPYFITRLTGIDNDTVRNAPKLNEIAPQILEITSGAIFVAHSVNFDYNVIKNEFKNIGLDFVRKKLCTVRLSRKLLPGYHSYSLGKLCSALGIPLTDRHRARGDAHATMLLFKKLLRTDGAEKVFKQFLNARSQEATLPPGLPKETFERLPSAPGIYYFKNTSGKIIYVGKAVNIRKRVLSHFYDKANKEVRLCQATADIDFELSGSELVALLMESAAIKHHYPEYNRAQKRAVQQYGIFSYEDRNGVMHLAFNKLKLVPRPLYVCYSPTECRSFLTEFCKTYRLCPKFCHLQETNGACSHYSITQCEGVCRGDEPANLYNTRVAEAVSAMSVDKEDIWIKEKGRNYEEEAFVRIKDGSYCGYGFVTKDAQLNNEQDIEAFIIPQKNTLDTERILRAYIRKNEARVHSISEKSIV, encoded by the coding sequence TTGTATACTATAATTGACATAGAAACCACCGGAAACGGGATTAAAGGAAACCGGATTATCGAGATTTCCATCTTTAAATTCGATGGGTATGAGGTAGTTGAGGAGTTTACTTCGCTTGTCGATCCCGAATGTGAAATTCCATATTTTATCACGAGACTCACCGGTATCGATAACGATACCGTTCGCAATGCTCCAAAGCTTAATGAGATCGCACCACAGATACTGGAAATTACAAGCGGTGCCATTTTCGTGGCGCATAGTGTCAATTTCGATTACAATGTAATTAAAAACGAATTCAAGAATATCGGATTGGATTTCGTGCGGAAAAAACTCTGCACGGTTCGCCTTTCAAGAAAGTTACTGCCGGGATACCATTCCTACAGTCTGGGCAAACTTTGTTCGGCCCTCGGGATTCCATTGACCGATAGGCATCGCGCTCGAGGCGATGCGCATGCGACCATGCTACTTTTCAAAAAACTCCTTCGGACCGACGGTGCGGAAAAGGTGTTCAAGCAATTTTTGAATGCCCGTTCCCAAGAGGCCACCTTGCCACCTGGGCTGCCTAAAGAAACTTTTGAACGATTACCCAGTGCTCCGGGAATCTACTATTTTAAGAATACATCCGGTAAGATTATTTATGTGGGCAAGGCGGTCAATATCAGAAAGCGGGTGCTCAGCCATTTTTACGATAAGGCGAACAAGGAAGTGCGACTCTGCCAAGCAACCGCGGATATTGATTTTGAGCTTTCGGGGAGTGAGTTGGTGGCATTATTGATGGAATCCGCCGCCATCAAGCATCATTATCCGGAGTACAATCGGGCCCAAAAACGTGCTGTACAGCAATATGGTATCTTTTCCTATGAGGATAGGAATGGGGTGATGCACCTCGCGTTCAATAAGCTCAAGTTGGTGCCCAGGCCCTTGTATGTCTGTTACAGTCCGACCGAATGCCGCTCCTTTCTGACGGAATTTTGCAAAACATACCGGCTATGCCCCAAGTTTTGCCATTTGCAGGAAACCAATGGCGCCTGCAGTCATTACAGCATTACACAATGCGAAGGTGTTTGTAGGGGTGATGAGCCGGCGAATTTATACAATACTAGGGTGGCCGAGGCAGTATCTGCGATGTCAGTTGATAAAGAGGATATCTGGATAAAAGAGAAAGGAAGGAATTACGAGGAAGAAGCTTTTGTACGGATTAAGGATGGCAGCTATTGTGGTTATGGTTTTGTGACAAAAGATGCCCAACTTAACAACGAGCAAGATATCGAAGCATTTATTATTCCGCAGAAGAACACCTTGGATACCGAACGGATTTTAAGGGCCTATATAAGAAAAAATGAAGCAAGGGTACATTCGATCTCAGAGAAATCAATCGTGTAA
- a CDS encoding response regulator transcription factor, whose translation MKRNETNGLAKPLFYGRHSYLSRMFNILDSDDCSKGLMIAISLLDQKNFLYFNKAFRSFIGKKIDALTDQGWEYWYQSICSQEAPIVKNRIRNFFGAPYDRKPITLRYHLYDWGENLIYLRHEIILYKLGHTTMALNYFYDVSEKERLENCLHIKRERDIIDEENGKGLISSREKEVLQLVAEGHSSKQIADILFISNHTAISHRKHLIEKFKVKNTAQLIKKASKIMEL comes from the coding sequence ATGAAACGAAATGAGACCAATGGTCTAGCCAAACCGCTTTTCTATGGTAGGCACTCCTATCTTTCAAGGATGTTCAATATTTTGGACTCTGATGATTGTTCCAAAGGTCTCATGATAGCGATCAGCCTTCTCGATCAAAAAAACTTTCTATATTTCAATAAGGCGTTCCGGTCATTCATAGGAAAAAAGATAGATGCGCTAACCGATCAAGGGTGGGAATATTGGTATCAAAGTATTTGCTCTCAGGAAGCGCCAATCGTAAAAAACAGAATACGGAATTTCTTTGGCGCACCTTATGACCGAAAGCCCATAACCTTAAGGTACCATCTCTACGATTGGGGAGAAAACCTCATTTACCTTAGGCATGAAATCATCCTTTACAAATTAGGACATACCACCATGGCCCTAAATTACTTTTACGATGTCTCTGAAAAAGAGCGCTTGGAAAATTGCCTGCACATTAAAAGAGAACGCGACATCATTGATGAAGAAAATGGGAAAGGATTGATTTCCTCCCGAGAAAAAGAAGTACTTCAATTGGTAGCAGAAGGGCATTCCTCTAAACAGATCGCGGATATCTTATTCATTAGCAATCATACAGCGATATCGCATAGAAAACATCTCATAGAAAAATTTAAAGTGAAAAATACCGCACAATTGATAAAAAAAGCTTCGAAGATTATGGAGCTCTAA